The Paramormyrops kingsleyae isolate MSU_618 chromosome 11, PKINGS_0.4, whole genome shotgun sequence genome includes a window with the following:
- the LOC111844998 gene encoding inositol hexakisphosphate and diphosphoinositol-pentakisphosphate kinase 2 isoform X8 encodes MSEPSSPGESQRGAPRFFVGCEDDDGEGLGSSMRTDAELELFEEEADSPPERQIVVGICSMMKKSKSKPMTQILERLCRFEYITVVIFPEDIILNEPVEKWPLCDCLISFHSKGFPLDKAVSYAKLRQPLLINDLNMQYFIQDRREVYRILQEEGIDLPRYVVLNRDPDKPEECNLVEGEDHVEVTGEIFQKPFVEKPVCAEDHNVYIYYPTSAGGGSQRLFRKIGSRSSVYSPESSVRKTGSYIYEEFMPTDGTDVKVYTVGPDYAHAEARKSPALDGKVERDSEGKEIRYPVMLTAMEKLVARKVCLAFKQTVCGFDLLRANGHSFVCDVNGFSFVKNSMKYYDDCAKILGNIVMRELAPQLHIPWSIPTEAEDIPIVPTTSGTMMELRCVIAVIRHGDRTPKQKMKMEVRNPMFFVMFEKYGGYKTGKLKLKKPKQLQEVLDIARELLAELGQHNDCEIEEKKSKLEQLKTVLEMYGHFSGINRKVQLTYLPHGQPKTSSEEEDTRKDGPSLLLVLKWGGELTPTGRVQAEELGRAFRCMYPGGQGDYAGFPGCGLLRLHSTYRHDLKIYASDEGRVQMTAAAFAKGLLALEGELTPILVQMVKSANMNGLLDSDSDSLTGCQHRVKARLHEIMQKDQDFGEEDFDKLAPTASPSLVSSMKVVANPVKTCDQVYALIQSLTSQIRRRLEDPKSADLQLYHSESLELMLQRWSKLERDFRMKNGRYDISKIPDIYDCIKYDVQHNASLGLEDTQDLFRLSRALADIVIPQEYGINKVEKLDIAYAYCLPLVKKIQLDLQRTHEDESVNKLHPLYSRGVMSPGRHVRTRLYFTSESHVHSLLSIFRYGGLLDEEKDQQWKRAMDYLGAVTELNYMTQIVIMLYEDNNKDPSSEDRFHVELHFSPGVKGCDDEQKAPLGFGFRPASSENEEKQPDPGSLEDLSQSEPDQAAPLTEPVSVLRRSPLIRNRKTGSMEVLSETTSTKMGTYRLFPSYSRQSPEMKQSGLGFEGCSMVPSIYPLETLHNSLSLKQVDQFLTAVCESGGESQSRTTRAFSAMFDSQTQPSVDAFIPQRVLSSSASLRHRSDRPPWYSSGPSSTVSSAGPSSPTTADTSPRFSFSDKTSLTPQSSEETQGGQQGGHLASPPHLPSSPPLGTDETNKQEVGDQETGTSPMTNHHGCQELLESPSEAADAPSPDSPLAELLPGHPGSLPVLLELHESSSEAGSSSQTPISPYMEVGGGVLDTEAGPGTWKNGLGPTVEVGGAQAAEP; translated from the exons ATGTCAGAGCCGAGCAGCCCCGGCGAGAGCCAGCGTGGCGCTCCCAGATTCTTCGTGGGCTGCGAGGACGATGACGGCGAGGGCTTGGGCAGCAGCATGAGGACGGACGCCGAGCTGGAGCTGTTCGAGGAGGAGGCCGATTCG CCTCCAGAGCGGCAGATCGTGGTGGGAATCTGCTCCATGATGAAGAAATCCAAATCCAAGCCAATGACGCAGATCCTAGAGCGACTGTGCCGATTCGAGTACATCACTGTCGTCATCTTCCCGGAGGACATCATTCTCAATGAGCCGGTGGAGAAATGGCCCCTCTGTGACTGCCTCATCTCCTTCCACTCCAAAG GGTTTCCTCTCGACAAAGCCGTAAGCTACGCTAAGCTCAGACAGCCGCTTCTCATCAACGACCTGAACATGCAGTACTTCATACAGGACAG GAGAGAGGTGTACCGGATCCTGCAGGAAGAGGGGATCGATTTACCGCGCTACGTCGTGCTGAACCGCGATCCGGACAAACCGGAGG AGTGCAACCTGGTGGAAGGTGAAGATCACGTCGAGGTGACCGGGGAAATCTTCCAGAAGCCATTTGTAGAAAAGCCTGTATGCGCTGAGGACCACAATGTGTACATCTATTATCCGACATCAGCCGGGGGAGGCAGTCAGCGGCTTTTCCGGAAG attggCAGTCGCAGTAGTGTTTATTCCCCGGAGAGCAGCGTGCGCAAGACGGGGTCTTACATCTACGAGGAGTTCATGCCCACCGACGGAACGGATGTTAAG GTGTACACAGTGGGTCCCGACTACGCCCACGCCGAAGCTCGGAAGTCGCCCGCCCTGGACGGGAAGGTGGAGCGTGACAGCGAGGGCAAGGAGATCCGCTACCCTGTGATGCTGACCGCCATGGAGAAGCTGGTCGCTCGCAAAGTCTGCCTGGCCTTCAAG CAAACCGTGTGCGGGTTCGACCTCCTCCGGGCCAATGGACACTCCTTCGTCTGTGACGTCAACGGTTTCAGTTTTGTCAAGAATTCCATGAAGTACTACGACGACTGCGCCAAAATCCTGGG gAACATAGTGATGCGGGAGCTGGCTCCCCAGCTCCACATCCCTTGGTCAATCCCGACAGAAGCTGAGGATATTCCCATTGTGCCGACTACGTCAGGAACAAT GATGGAGCTCCGTTGCGTGATCGCTGTCATCCGGCATGGCGATCGAACCCCTAAGCAGAAAATGAAGATGGAAGTGAGGAATCCCAT gttTTTTGTTATGTTTGAAAAATATGGCGGCTACAAGACCGGGAAGCTGAAACTCAAAAAACCGAAGCAGTTGCAG GAGGTACTGGACATAGCCCGGGAGCTGCTGGCAGAACTGGGACAGCACAACGACTGCGAGATCGAGGAGAAGAAGTCCAAACTAGAGCAGCTGAAAACCGTCCTGGAGAT GTACGGCCATTTCTCAGGAATAAACAGGAAAGTGCAGCTCACCTACCTTCCCCACGGCCAGCCCAAGACCTCCAGCGAGGAGGAAG ACACGAGGAAGGACGGACCCTCTCTTCTCCTGGTgctgaagtgggggggggagctgacCCCCACGGGACGGGTACAGGCTGAAGAACTGGGCCGGGCCTTCCGCTGCATGTACCCGGGGGGCCAAG GGGACTATGCCGGCTTTCCCGGCTGCGGTCTGCTCCGGCTGCACAGCACATACCGGCACGACCTGAAGATCTACGCCTCGGACGAGGGCCGCGTGCAGATGACGGCGGCCGCCTTTGCCAAG GGTCTGCTGGCCCTGGAGGGGGAGCTGACACCCATCCTGGTGCAGATGGTGAAGAGCGCCAACATGAACGGGCTCCTGGACAGCGACAGCGACTCGCTGACGGGCTGCCAGCACCGCGTGAAAGCTCGCCTGCACGAGATCATGCAGAAGGACCAGGACTTTGGCGAGGAGGACTTTGACAAG CTGGCTCCCACTGCCAGTCCTTCTCTGGTGAGTTCGATGAAGGTCGTGGCGAACCCAGTGAAGACCTGCGACCAAGTCTACGCCCTCATTCAGAGTCTGACCTCGCAGATCCGCAGGAGGCTGGAAGACCCCAAATCAGCAG ACCTGCAGCTCTACCACAGCGAGTCCCTGGAACTGATGCTCCAGCGCTGGTCCAAACTGGAGCGGGACTTCCGCATGAAGAATGGGCGGTATGACATCAGCAAGATCCCGGACATCTATGACTGCATTAAGTATGACGTGCAGCACAACGCTTCCCTGGGCCTGGAGGACACGCAGGACCTCTTCCGGCTGTCCCGGGCCTTGGCGGACATCGTCATCCCACAG GAGTATGGCATCAATAAAGTAGAAAAGCTGGACATTGCTTATGCTTACTGCCTCCCGCTGGTTAAGAAGATCCAGCTGGACCTGCAGAGGACTCACGAGGACGAGTCCGTCAACAAGTTGCACCCTTT GTACTCCCGTGGCGTGATGTCCCCGGGACGCCACGTCCGGACGCGGCTCTACTTCACCAGCGAGAGTCACGTACACTCCTTGCTCAGTATCTTCCGCTACGGAGGCCTGCTCGAT GAGGAGAAGGACCAGCAGTGGAAGCGTGCTATGGACTACCTCGGTGCCGTCACAGAGCTCAACTACATGACCCAGATCGTCATCATGTTGTATGAAGACAACAACAAG GACCCTTCGTCTGAGGACCGTTTTCATGTGGAGCTTCACTTCAGCCCTGGGGTGAAGGGCTGTGATGACGAGCAGAAAGCTCCCCTGGGCTTTGGCTTCCGTCCAGCTTCCTCCGAG AACGAGGAGAAGCAGCCAGACCCGGGGAGCCTGGAAGACCTGTCGCAGTCCGAGCCGGACCAGGCCGCACCACTCACTGAGCCCGTGAGCGTCCTGAGACGGTCCCCGCTGATCCGTAACCGGAAGACCGGCTCCATGGAG GTGCTGTCTGAGACCACGTCCACCAAGATGGGGACATATCGCCTCTTTCCGTCTTACAGCCGCCAGTCCCCAGAGATGAAACAGAGTGGATTAG GCTTTGAGGGATGTTCCATGGTGCCATCTATCTACCCACTGGAGACACTGCACAACTCGCTCTCGCTGAAACAGGTGGACCAGTTCCTGACGGCAGTGTGTGAGAGCGGCGGGGAATCCCAGTCCAGGACCACCAGAG CTTTCTCCGCCATGTTTGACTCTCAGACTCAGCCGTCGGTGGACGCCTTCATCCCGCAGAGAGTCCTGTCGTCCTCGGCGTCATTGCGCCACCGTTCGGACCGGCCACCCTGGT ACAGCAGTGGCCCATCCAGCACCGTATCCAGCGCAGGCCCGTCATCGCCGACCACTGCCGATACGTCCCCCCGGTTCAGCTTCAGCGACAAGACATCCCTGACTCCTCAGAGCAGCGAGGAGACacagggggggcagcaggggggCCACCTGGCCTcgcccccccacctgcccagCAGCCCTCCCCTTGGCACAGATGAAACGAATAAACAGGAAGTGGGGGACCAGGAGACGGGCACCTCCCCCATGACAAACCACCACGGGTGCCAGGAGCTGCTAGAGTCCCCAAGTGAGGCAGCAGATGCCCCTTCCCCCGACTCCCCTTTGGCCGAACTGCTCCCGGGGCACCCTGGGTCCCTCCCTGTCCTGCTGGAACTGCATGAGAGCAGCTCTGAGGCCGGTTCTAGTTCACAAACCCCCATAAGCCCGTATATGGAGGTTGGGGGCGGAGTCTTGGACACGGAGGCAGGGCCAGGGACATGGAAAAACGGCTTGGGACCGACTGTGGAGGTTGGTGGTGCCCAGGCTGCTGAGCCCTAG
- the LOC111844998 gene encoding inositol hexakisphosphate and diphosphoinositol-pentakisphosphate kinase 2 isoform X5 — MSEPSSPGESQRGAPRFFVGCEDDDGEGLGSSMRTDAELELFEEEADSPPERQIVVGICSMMKKSKSKPMTQILERLCRFEYITVVIFPEDIILNEPVEKWPLCDCLISFHSKGFPLDKAVSYAKLRQPLLINDLNMQYFIQDRREVYRILQEEGIDLPRYVVLNRDPDKPEECNLVEGEDHVEVTGEIFQKPFVEKPVCAEDHNVYIYYPTSAGGGSQRLFRKIGSRSSVYSPESSVRKTGSYIYEEFMPTDGTDVKVYTVGPDYAHAEARKSPALDGKVERDSEGKEIRYPVMLTAMEKLVARKVCLAFKQTVCGFDLLRANGHSFVCDVNGFSFVKNSMKYYDDCAKILGNIVMRELAPQLHIPWSIPTEAEDIPIVPTTSGTMMELRCVIAVIRHGDRTPKQKMKMEVRNPMFFVMFEKYGGYKTGKLKLKKPKQLQEVLDIARELLAELGQHNDCEIEEKKSKLEQLKTVLEMYGHFSGINRKVQLTYLPHGQPKTSSEEEDTRKDGPSLLLVLKWGGELTPTGRVQAEELGRAFRCMYPGGQGDYAGFPGCGLLRLHSTYRHDLKIYASDEGRVQMTAAAFAKGLLALEGELTPILVQMVKSANMNGLLDSDSDSLTGCQHRVKARLHEIMQKDQDFGEEDFDKLAPTASPSLVSSMKVVANPVKTCDQVYALIQSLTSQIRRRLEDPKSADLQLYHSESLELMLQRWSKLERDFRMKNGRYDISKIPDIYDCIKYDVQHNASLGLEDTQDLFRLSRALADIVIPQEYGINKVEKLDIAYAYCLPLVKKIQLDLQRTHEDESVNKLHPLYSRGVMSPGRHVRTRLYFTSESHVHSLLSIFRYGGLLDEEKDQQWKRAMDYLGAVTELNYMTQIVIMLYEDNNKDPSSEDRFHVELHFSPGVKGCDDEQKAPLGFGFRPASSENEEKQPDPGSLEDLSQSEPDQAAPLTEPVSVLRRSPLIRNRKTGSMEVLSETTSTKMGTYRLFPSYSRQSPEMKQSGLGTWDDAAALDVSSALCWEGTEPLEEHHVAQLLRRFSTDQLLGRQLSLDSALAHHLHQCSYHLRLFRNWLISGQDTLDCLYGFEGCSMVPSIYPLETLHNSLSLKQVDQFLTAVCESGGESQSRTTRAFSAMFDSQTQPSVDAFIPQRVLSSSASLRHRSDRPPWYSSGPSSTVSSAGPSSPTTADTSPRFSFSDKTSLTPQSSEETQGGQQGGHLASPPHLPSSPPLGTDETNKQEVGDQETGTSPMTNHHGCQELLESPSEAADAPSPDSPLAELLPGHPGSLPVLLELHESSSEAGSSSQTPISPYMEVGGGVLDTEAGPGTWKNGLGPTVEVGGAQAAEP; from the exons ATGTCAGAGCCGAGCAGCCCCGGCGAGAGCCAGCGTGGCGCTCCCAGATTCTTCGTGGGCTGCGAGGACGATGACGGCGAGGGCTTGGGCAGCAGCATGAGGACGGACGCCGAGCTGGAGCTGTTCGAGGAGGAGGCCGATTCG CCTCCAGAGCGGCAGATCGTGGTGGGAATCTGCTCCATGATGAAGAAATCCAAATCCAAGCCAATGACGCAGATCCTAGAGCGACTGTGCCGATTCGAGTACATCACTGTCGTCATCTTCCCGGAGGACATCATTCTCAATGAGCCGGTGGAGAAATGGCCCCTCTGTGACTGCCTCATCTCCTTCCACTCCAAAG GGTTTCCTCTCGACAAAGCCGTAAGCTACGCTAAGCTCAGACAGCCGCTTCTCATCAACGACCTGAACATGCAGTACTTCATACAGGACAG GAGAGAGGTGTACCGGATCCTGCAGGAAGAGGGGATCGATTTACCGCGCTACGTCGTGCTGAACCGCGATCCGGACAAACCGGAGG AGTGCAACCTGGTGGAAGGTGAAGATCACGTCGAGGTGACCGGGGAAATCTTCCAGAAGCCATTTGTAGAAAAGCCTGTATGCGCTGAGGACCACAATGTGTACATCTATTATCCGACATCAGCCGGGGGAGGCAGTCAGCGGCTTTTCCGGAAG attggCAGTCGCAGTAGTGTTTATTCCCCGGAGAGCAGCGTGCGCAAGACGGGGTCTTACATCTACGAGGAGTTCATGCCCACCGACGGAACGGATGTTAAG GTGTACACAGTGGGTCCCGACTACGCCCACGCCGAAGCTCGGAAGTCGCCCGCCCTGGACGGGAAGGTGGAGCGTGACAGCGAGGGCAAGGAGATCCGCTACCCTGTGATGCTGACCGCCATGGAGAAGCTGGTCGCTCGCAAAGTCTGCCTGGCCTTCAAG CAAACCGTGTGCGGGTTCGACCTCCTCCGGGCCAATGGACACTCCTTCGTCTGTGACGTCAACGGTTTCAGTTTTGTCAAGAATTCCATGAAGTACTACGACGACTGCGCCAAAATCCTGGG gAACATAGTGATGCGGGAGCTGGCTCCCCAGCTCCACATCCCTTGGTCAATCCCGACAGAAGCTGAGGATATTCCCATTGTGCCGACTACGTCAGGAACAAT GATGGAGCTCCGTTGCGTGATCGCTGTCATCCGGCATGGCGATCGAACCCCTAAGCAGAAAATGAAGATGGAAGTGAGGAATCCCAT gttTTTTGTTATGTTTGAAAAATATGGCGGCTACAAGACCGGGAAGCTGAAACTCAAAAAACCGAAGCAGTTGCAG GAGGTACTGGACATAGCCCGGGAGCTGCTGGCAGAACTGGGACAGCACAACGACTGCGAGATCGAGGAGAAGAAGTCCAAACTAGAGCAGCTGAAAACCGTCCTGGAGAT GTACGGCCATTTCTCAGGAATAAACAGGAAAGTGCAGCTCACCTACCTTCCCCACGGCCAGCCCAAGACCTCCAGCGAGGAGGAAG ACACGAGGAAGGACGGACCCTCTCTTCTCCTGGTgctgaagtgggggggggagctgacCCCCACGGGACGGGTACAGGCTGAAGAACTGGGCCGGGCCTTCCGCTGCATGTACCCGGGGGGCCAAG GGGACTATGCCGGCTTTCCCGGCTGCGGTCTGCTCCGGCTGCACAGCACATACCGGCACGACCTGAAGATCTACGCCTCGGACGAGGGCCGCGTGCAGATGACGGCGGCCGCCTTTGCCAAG GGTCTGCTGGCCCTGGAGGGGGAGCTGACACCCATCCTGGTGCAGATGGTGAAGAGCGCCAACATGAACGGGCTCCTGGACAGCGACAGCGACTCGCTGACGGGCTGCCAGCACCGCGTGAAAGCTCGCCTGCACGAGATCATGCAGAAGGACCAGGACTTTGGCGAGGAGGACTTTGACAAG CTGGCTCCCACTGCCAGTCCTTCTCTGGTGAGTTCGATGAAGGTCGTGGCGAACCCAGTGAAGACCTGCGACCAAGTCTACGCCCTCATTCAGAGTCTGACCTCGCAGATCCGCAGGAGGCTGGAAGACCCCAAATCAGCAG ACCTGCAGCTCTACCACAGCGAGTCCCTGGAACTGATGCTCCAGCGCTGGTCCAAACTGGAGCGGGACTTCCGCATGAAGAATGGGCGGTATGACATCAGCAAGATCCCGGACATCTATGACTGCATTAAGTATGACGTGCAGCACAACGCTTCCCTGGGCCTGGAGGACACGCAGGACCTCTTCCGGCTGTCCCGGGCCTTGGCGGACATCGTCATCCCACAG GAGTATGGCATCAATAAAGTAGAAAAGCTGGACATTGCTTATGCTTACTGCCTCCCGCTGGTTAAGAAGATCCAGCTGGACCTGCAGAGGACTCACGAGGACGAGTCCGTCAACAAGTTGCACCCTTT GTACTCCCGTGGCGTGATGTCCCCGGGACGCCACGTCCGGACGCGGCTCTACTTCACCAGCGAGAGTCACGTACACTCCTTGCTCAGTATCTTCCGCTACGGAGGCCTGCTCGAT GAGGAGAAGGACCAGCAGTGGAAGCGTGCTATGGACTACCTCGGTGCCGTCACAGAGCTCAACTACATGACCCAGATCGTCATCATGTTGTATGAAGACAACAACAAG GACCCTTCGTCTGAGGACCGTTTTCATGTGGAGCTTCACTTCAGCCCTGGGGTGAAGGGCTGTGATGACGAGCAGAAAGCTCCCCTGGGCTTTGGCTTCCGTCCAGCTTCCTCCGAG AACGAGGAGAAGCAGCCAGACCCGGGGAGCCTGGAAGACCTGTCGCAGTCCGAGCCGGACCAGGCCGCACCACTCACTGAGCCCGTGAGCGTCCTGAGACGGTCCCCGCTGATCCGTAACCGGAAGACCGGCTCCATGGAG GTGCTGTCTGAGACCACGTCCACCAAGATGGGGACATATCGCCTCTTTCCGTCTTACAGCCGCCAGTCCCCAGAGATGAAACAGAGTGGATTAG GGACGTGGGATGATGCAGCTGCACTGGATGTAAGCTCAGCTCTGTGTTGGGAGGGAACAG AGCCCCTGGAGGAGCACCACGTGGCCCAGCTTCTCCGGCGCTTCTCCACAGACCAGCTGCTGGGCCGGCAGCTCTCTCTGGACAGTGCCCTGGCCCACCACCTCCACCAGTGCTCCTACCACCTGCGCCTCTTCCGCAACTGGTTAATCTCCGGCCAGGACACCCTAGATTGCCTCTACG GCTTTGAGGGATGTTCCATGGTGCCATCTATCTACCCACTGGAGACACTGCACAACTCGCTCTCGCTGAAACAGGTGGACCAGTTCCTGACGGCAGTGTGTGAGAGCGGCGGGGAATCCCAGTCCAGGACCACCAGAG CTTTCTCCGCCATGTTTGACTCTCAGACTCAGCCGTCGGTGGACGCCTTCATCCCGCAGAGAGTCCTGTCGTCCTCGGCGTCATTGCGCCACCGTTCGGACCGGCCACCCTGGT ACAGCAGTGGCCCATCCAGCACCGTATCCAGCGCAGGCCCGTCATCGCCGACCACTGCCGATACGTCCCCCCGGTTCAGCTTCAGCGACAAGACATCCCTGACTCCTCAGAGCAGCGAGGAGACacagggggggcagcaggggggCCACCTGGCCTcgcccccccacctgcccagCAGCCCTCCCCTTGGCACAGATGAAACGAATAAACAGGAAGTGGGGGACCAGGAGACGGGCACCTCCCCCATGACAAACCACCACGGGTGCCAGGAGCTGCTAGAGTCCCCAAGTGAGGCAGCAGATGCCCCTTCCCCCGACTCCCCTTTGGCCGAACTGCTCCCGGGGCACCCTGGGTCCCTCCCTGTCCTGCTGGAACTGCATGAGAGCAGCTCTGAGGCCGGTTCTAGTTCACAAACCCCCATAAGCCCGTATATGGAGGTTGGGGGCGGAGTCTTGGACACGGAGGCAGGGCCAGGGACATGGAAAAACGGCTTGGGACCGACTGTGGAGGTTGGTGGTGCCCAGGCTGCTGAGCCCTAG